The proteins below come from a single Arthrobacter crystallopoietes genomic window:
- a CDS encoding gamma-glutamyl-gamma-aminobutyrate hydrolase family protein encodes MSRPLIGVPGMWSNSVHGLRFDGVAVAAKVLRCIVAAGGEPVIMFPGSGDSAAEQVARFDGVLLPGGADVAPELYGAEPDEHYWPTDYSGQDAYESAIMAACIEAGVPLLAICRGLQLLNVSRGGTLLQHLEPGTVQHKDAIHPVTVSTDSLLATVVGSGRVDVSSYHHQAVGVLGEGLQVTAAAADGVVEALEVPGASMLAVQWHPEDTAETNPADHALFVWVVDAARQRRDKAAATALAGAR; translated from the coding sequence ATGAGCCGCCCCTTGATCGGCGTTCCGGGCATGTGGTCCAACTCCGTCCACGGCCTGCGCTTCGATGGCGTTGCCGTGGCCGCCAAGGTGCTGCGCTGCATCGTTGCTGCCGGCGGGGAACCGGTCATCATGTTCCCGGGAAGCGGTGACAGCGCCGCCGAGCAGGTAGCCCGTTTCGACGGCGTGCTGCTTCCCGGCGGCGCCGACGTGGCGCCCGAACTCTATGGAGCAGAACCGGACGAACATTACTGGCCCACCGACTACTCAGGCCAGGACGCTTATGAATCGGCCATTATGGCCGCCTGCATCGAAGCGGGAGTGCCGTTACTGGCGATCTGCCGCGGCCTGCAGCTGCTCAACGTATCCCGGGGCGGGACCCTGCTGCAGCATCTGGAACCGGGTACCGTCCAGCACAAGGATGCGATCCACCCGGTCACCGTCTCGACAGACTCCCTGCTGGCAACAGTGGTCGGATCCGGACGGGTGGATGTTTCCTCGTACCATCATCAGGCCGTTGGTGTGCTCGGTGAGGGCTTGCAGGTCACGGCGGCCGCAGCGGACGGCGTGGTGGAAGCGCTTGAAGTGCCGGGAGCTTCAATGCTCGCCGTCCAGTGGCACCCGGAAGACACCGCAGAGACCAATCCCGCCGACCATGCGCTGTTCGTCTGGGTTGTCGATGCGGCCAGGCAGCGCCGTGACAAGGCTGCCGCTACGGCACTGGCAGGCGCCCGGTGA
- a CDS encoding gamma-glutamyl-gamma-aminobutyrate hydrolase family protein, with translation MSGLRVNPADVVPAGFGGLPADAPRVAVVVSLAFPGMTQQTLELMERFTRVAFETLLAAGARAELVDSAAEQLTPEAELAKYDGVLFLGGGDVDASLYGHTGPVPNSYGVDLRADQYCVELIRGVLERDQPLLAICRGSQLLNVACGGTLIPDLDPWHLHRGAPGQPMFLDEKVNLAPGSKVAAILGRPTVTVRSGHHQAVGTVAAELRVAALAQDGVVEGTEHPGKTWVVGVQWHPEDSDGDANDRSLLFEEFVRQSRLNPAAAPGRTQEPANA, from the coding sequence GTGAGCGGGCTGCGGGTCAACCCCGCGGATGTAGTTCCCGCCGGCTTCGGCGGCCTGCCAGCGGATGCGCCGCGCGTCGCCGTCGTTGTTTCACTAGCGTTCCCCGGGATGACCCAGCAGACGCTGGAGTTGATGGAGCGGTTTACGCGTGTCGCGTTTGAAACACTGTTGGCGGCCGGTGCGCGGGCCGAACTCGTGGACAGCGCGGCGGAACAACTGACTCCCGAAGCAGAGCTGGCCAAGTACGACGGAGTTCTCTTTCTGGGCGGCGGTGACGTGGATGCGTCGCTGTATGGCCACACCGGGCCGGTACCGAACTCGTACGGAGTCGATCTGCGGGCGGATCAGTACTGTGTGGAACTGATCCGCGGTGTGCTGGAGCGGGACCAGCCGTTGCTCGCCATCTGCCGGGGGTCACAGCTGCTCAACGTAGCCTGTGGCGGCACACTGATCCCTGATCTGGATCCATGGCATCTGCACCGCGGGGCGCCGGGACAGCCGATGTTCCTGGACGAGAAGGTGAACCTGGCTCCCGGCTCGAAGGTGGCGGCCATCCTTGGCCGTCCTACGGTCACCGTGCGCTCGGGGCATCATCAGGCGGTGGGAACCGTGGCAGCTGAATTGAGAGTTGCCGCTCTGGCGCAGGACGGTGTGGTTGAAGGTACGGAGCATCCGGGGAAGACCTGGGTGGTCGGCGTGCAATGGCATCCGGAGGACTCGGACGGGGACGCGAATGATCGGTCCCTGTTGTTCGAAGAGTTCGTGCGCCAGAGCAGGCTGAATCCGGCCGCTGCGCCGGGCAGGACGCAGGAGCCGGCCAACGCCTGA
- a CDS encoding cache domain-containing protein, producing MTAPASPRAISSATAIEAWLNELYQDLYDAAHTVEKQLEARIPSGIKISPKDITGLRKISTAFLNSHDIVVGAGVIFSISAIKDAEGVLEWWFRTDSGNIEKLDFDLAPEGERFYDYEQLPWFSIAAKTGRQSIAGPYVDYLGFDEYIMTCTVPTYVHGTFIGVTGCDIRIRDIENKFIPIIRRIPGDAAILNGQNRVILGNSGRFIVGERIKAAPEGFCFIPLNVPNLNLQLICAAG from the coding sequence ATGACCGCGCCCGCCTCACCCCGCGCCATCAGCAGTGCGACGGCCATCGAGGCATGGCTCAATGAGCTGTACCAGGACCTATACGACGCCGCTCACACGGTGGAAAAACAGCTCGAAGCAAGAATTCCCTCAGGCATAAAAATATCGCCGAAAGACATTACCGGATTACGCAAAATATCTACCGCATTCCTCAATTCCCACGACATTGTTGTCGGCGCTGGAGTAATCTTCTCAATCTCCGCAATCAAAGACGCGGAGGGAGTATTGGAATGGTGGTTCAGAACTGATTCCGGGAATATCGAAAAGCTGGATTTTGATTTAGCTCCCGAGGGCGAACGGTTTTACGACTACGAGCAGCTCCCCTGGTTTTCCATCGCGGCCAAAACCGGCCGGCAATCCATTGCGGGACCCTATGTGGACTATCTCGGTTTCGACGAATACATCATGACCTGTACCGTGCCGACCTATGTCCATGGAACCTTCATCGGTGTAACCGGCTGCGACATCCGGATCCGCGACATCGAAAACAAGTTCATCCCGATCATCCGCCGGATTCCTGGAGATGCCGCCATCCTGAATGGCCAGAACCGCGTGATCCTGGGCAACTCCGGACGTTTCATCGTGGGGGAACGGATCAAGGCAGCGCCCGAGGGATTCTGCTTCATACCGCTGAACGTCCCCAACCTGAACCTGCAGTTGATCTGCGCGGCCGGATGA
- a CDS encoding FadR/GntR family transcriptional regulator encodes MASPPALQSQIYRSLPEKERSEAIVQRISTAIALGMLRVGERLPVESELSDMFGVAGATLREALAELRERGVVETRRGRNGGTFVVKSPAAQEQQLRKYLRDTSIADLRDLGDEQTAVAAAAARLACDRAHPKDLDRLEQLAKALAGADSPEAQARSDSRFHIELAVVAQSPRLTSLEIRLQSEVGQLLWSPIAGVFDPATAAREHVRIVDAIRADEPDNAQRLVVEHIRRNTYHLIDTKLTLAHAGDEQEIS; translated from the coding sequence GTGGCATCACCGCCGGCGTTGCAGTCCCAGATTTATCGCTCCCTGCCCGAAAAGGAACGGTCGGAGGCCATCGTCCAGAGGATATCCACGGCAATTGCCCTGGGCATGCTCCGCGTCGGCGAACGGTTGCCCGTGGAGTCCGAGCTTTCCGATATGTTCGGCGTAGCGGGAGCCACCCTTCGTGAAGCCCTCGCTGAACTAAGGGAACGCGGCGTAGTTGAAACACGCCGGGGCCGCAACGGCGGAACGTTCGTGGTCAAGTCACCTGCAGCCCAGGAACAGCAGTTACGGAAATATCTCCGGGACACTTCCATTGCCGATCTGCGGGATCTCGGTGACGAGCAAACCGCCGTGGCCGCAGCAGCTGCCCGCCTGGCATGCGATCGCGCGCATCCCAAGGACCTGGACAGGCTGGAACAGTTGGCCAAGGCACTGGCCGGAGCCGATTCCCCTGAAGCACAGGCAAGGTCAGACAGCCGCTTCCACATTGAGCTGGCAGTGGTCGCCCAGTCTCCGCGGCTAACCAGCTTGGAGATCCGGCTGCAATCCGAGGTTGGCCAGCTGCTGTGGAGCCCGATTGCCGGTGTGTTCGACCCGGCCACGGCCGCCCGTGAGCATGTGCGTATTGTCGATGCGATCAGGGCGGACGAACCAGACAACGCTCAGCGCCTGGTTGTCGAACATATCCGGCGGAACACCTACCACCTCATTGACACCAAGCTCACGCTTGCCCATGCAGGCGATGAACAGGAGATCTCATGA
- a CDS encoding NAD-dependent succinate-semialdehyde dehydrogenase has translation MTYYKSINPATGETLREFPAAGDEEISASLKKAQTAYDSWRQTAVPERTAVLLRVAELYRDRRDELAGIISLEMGKPISQARGEVGLVADIYEYYATEGPAFMKDEPLIVRGGGEAVVRSAPVGVLLGIMPWNYPYYQVARFAAPNLMLGNTILLKHARNCPQSALVMEEIFRAAGLLDGAYVNIFATNEQVAGIIADPRVQGVSLTGSERAGSAVAEVAGRHLKKYVLELGGSDPFIVLDSEGLDATVKAAVGGRMSNAGQACTASKRFIIVEDLYEEFVDKFTKRMARIEPGDPLKPETRFGPLSSRAAAEELIEQIEDAVDKGAELLTGGKLVEGQGAYVEPTVLTGVRPGMRAYSEELFGPAAVIYKVRDAEEAVELANGSPYGLGGAVFSADVEKAKEVADRLDTGMVFINSVADSQPDLPFGGVKRSGVGRELAKYGMAEFVNKKLIRVPAAG, from the coding sequence ATGACTTACTACAAGAGTATAAATCCCGCTACCGGCGAAACGCTGCGGGAATTTCCGGCTGCCGGCGACGAAGAAATTTCCGCGTCACTCAAGAAAGCACAGACCGCCTACGACTCATGGCGGCAGACTGCGGTTCCGGAGCGAACTGCCGTGCTGCTGCGCGTAGCCGAACTCTACCGGGACCGTCGGGATGAGCTGGCGGGAATCATCAGCCTGGAAATGGGTAAGCCGATCAGCCAGGCCAGGGGCGAAGTAGGACTGGTCGCGGACATTTACGAGTACTACGCAACCGAAGGTCCGGCGTTCATGAAAGATGAGCCGCTGATCGTCCGCGGCGGCGGAGAGGCCGTTGTCCGTTCGGCACCGGTCGGAGTGCTGCTCGGCATCATGCCGTGGAACTATCCCTACTACCAGGTGGCCCGGTTTGCCGCTCCGAACCTGATGCTGGGAAACACGATCCTGCTCAAACACGCGCGCAACTGCCCGCAGTCGGCGCTCGTGATGGAGGAAATCTTCCGTGCCGCCGGGTTGCTCGACGGTGCCTATGTCAACATTTTTGCGACCAACGAGCAGGTCGCTGGAATCATCGCCGATCCCCGGGTCCAGGGCGTCTCCCTGACAGGCAGCGAGCGTGCGGGGTCTGCCGTAGCGGAGGTGGCTGGCCGCCACCTTAAGAAGTATGTGCTCGAACTCGGCGGAAGCGATCCGTTCATTGTGCTGGACTCCGAGGGTCTGGATGCAACGGTCAAGGCTGCGGTCGGCGGACGCATGAGCAATGCCGGCCAGGCCTGTACTGCCTCCAAGAGGTTCATCATCGTCGAGGACCTCTATGAAGAATTCGTGGATAAATTCACCAAGCGGATGGCGAGGATCGAGCCGGGCGACCCGCTGAAGCCCGAAACGCGCTTCGGCCCCCTGTCATCGCGGGCTGCTGCCGAAGAACTGATCGAACAGATTGAGGATGCGGTGGACAAGGGCGCTGAATTGCTCACGGGCGGCAAGCTTGTCGAAGGACAGGGAGCTTACGTGGAGCCGACGGTCCTCACCGGAGTGCGGCCCGGGATGCGTGCCTACTCGGAAGAGCTCTTTGGCCCCGCTGCGGTCATCTACAAAGTCCGGGATGCCGAGGAAGCCGTCGAACTGGCGAACGGGTCGCCCTATGGTCTCGGCGGAGCCGTCTTCAGCGCCGATGTGGAGAAGGCCAAGGAAGTTGCCGACCGGCTGGACACCGGCATGGTGTTTATCAATTCTGTGGCGGATTCACAGCCTGATCTGCCTTTCGGCGGTGTTAAACGCTCCGGCGTTGGCCGCGAGCTGGCCAAGTACGGCATGGCCGAATTCGTGAACAAGAAGCTGATCCGGGTGCCTGCCGCAGGTTAG
- a CDS encoding metal ABC transporter solute-binding protein, Zn/Mn family, with amino-acid sequence MHSKLRRSALAGTAVLALALTSCAGSRSEAGTQAAAASSDKISIVTSTNTYSDIAETVGGGKVSATAIIDSISQDPHSYEGTARDRLALSEADLVIRNGGGFDPFMEQLAGDADVAAVIDAFEVSGLDAAQEDEAAAHEAHEDEPAAGHADEHEHAHGAVNEHVWYSLPAIARIADEIAAQLAKLDPENAATYESNAAVFTDELATLEGRVEDLREEHGGSAIAATAPLAEHLLADVGLVDKTPEEFTTAIEAGNDAPPTEIKEAQDLLTSGSVVLLAYNSQVEGPQSESLKSMAKETGVPVVDFTETLPEDVSYVEWMNGNIDRLEAALRS; translated from the coding sequence ATGCACTCCAAACTCCGCCGATCGGCACTAGCCGGAACGGCAGTCCTGGCCCTCGCCTTAACGTCTTGCGCCGGCTCCCGATCCGAAGCGGGCACCCAAGCAGCCGCAGCATCCAGTGACAAGATCAGCATCGTCACATCCACGAACACCTACAGCGACATCGCGGAAACCGTCGGCGGCGGGAAGGTGTCGGCCACGGCGATCATCGACAGCATTAGCCAGGACCCGCACTCCTACGAGGGCACGGCCAGGGACCGTCTTGCTTTATCCGAGGCTGACCTCGTCATCCGTAACGGAGGTGGCTTTGATCCATTCATGGAACAGCTCGCGGGAGACGCGGATGTGGCGGCAGTGATCGATGCATTCGAAGTATCGGGACTCGATGCCGCACAGGAAGACGAGGCGGCGGCACACGAAGCCCACGAAGATGAGCCAGCCGCCGGACATGCCGACGAGCACGAACACGCCCACGGCGCGGTCAATGAACACGTCTGGTATTCGCTCCCGGCCATTGCCAGGATCGCCGATGAGATTGCCGCGCAGCTAGCCAAGTTGGACCCCGAGAATGCTGCCACGTATGAGTCCAACGCGGCGGTGTTCACCGATGAGCTGGCAACCCTTGAAGGTCGCGTGGAGGATCTGCGTGAGGAGCATGGGGGCAGTGCCATCGCCGCCACCGCCCCGCTGGCCGAGCATCTCCTCGCCGACGTCGGTCTTGTCGACAAGACGCCGGAGGAGTTCACTACAGCGATCGAAGCCGGGAACGATGCTCCCCCGACCGAGATCAAGGAAGCGCAGGACCTCCTGACCTCAGGAAGCGTCGTTCTGCTGGCCTACAACAGCCAGGTGGAAGGTCCACAGTCAGAGAGCCTGAAGTCCATGGCCAAAGAGACGGGTGTACCAGTGGTCGATTTCACCGAAACGCTTCCCGAGGATGTCTCCTACGTGGAGTGGATGAACGGCAACATCGACAGGCTCGAAGCAGCCCTGCGGTCCTGA
- the ykgO gene encoding type B 50S ribosomal protein L36 has translation MKVRNSLRALKKIPGAQVVRRRGRTFVINKKNPRMKARQG, from the coding sequence ATGAAGGTCCGCAACTCACTTCGGGCGTTGAAGAAGATCCCCGGTGCGCAGGTCGTGCGCCGACGTGGCCGCACGTTCGTCATCAACAAGAAGAACCCGCGGATGAAAGCCCGTCAGGGCTGA
- a CDS encoding GTP-binding protein: MHITLVSSLDALCRAPALQHLSSGKMNTAVVIHDLLENGTVVRQVFHDGRLLERHENLLEHGCLSCTVRLDVAPTVERLLADGYEHIIMGLPPTMAASMAVHGITQGVKSPFTIGAVVLACDPSSLEDQMWDRHTLFGSGYTAARKEERTAGEFLLEELSFSDTVFVAGPFPSSAGNHRGRGLLLLRELAPHSTLIEAGSTRSPARHDAAEAQARSLPGRVRIPAADTSTVFTTVLHRVRRPLHPGRFRQALPQLAEGCVWLRGRLWMASAPTCRIAIQGIGPRVLLENTGPWAADLPDATNSHPAGSTDAILDWNAESGDRATVIAVTGEDIQPEELRELLDGCALTPAEIAQHPDGFPDPFGLDTSESTEAAEMEPRRK; this comes from the coding sequence ATGCACATCACACTCGTCAGTTCTTTGGACGCTCTTTGCCGCGCCCCGGCGCTCCAGCACCTCTCCAGCGGGAAGATGAATACCGCCGTCGTCATCCATGACCTATTGGAAAACGGCACCGTGGTGCGGCAGGTTTTCCATGACGGCCGACTGCTGGAGCGGCACGAAAACTTGCTGGAGCACGGCTGCCTCAGCTGCACGGTGAGATTGGATGTGGCACCGACTGTTGAGCGCTTGCTTGCCGACGGCTACGAGCACATCATCATGGGGCTGCCGCCTACGATGGCGGCCTCCATGGCAGTCCACGGAATCACTCAGGGGGTGAAGAGTCCCTTTACCATCGGCGCAGTCGTCCTGGCGTGCGATCCTTCGTCCTTGGAAGACCAGATGTGGGACAGGCACACACTTTTTGGATCCGGCTACACCGCCGCCCGCAAAGAGGAACGAACCGCGGGCGAGTTCCTCCTGGAAGAACTGAGCTTCAGCGACACGGTCTTCGTGGCGGGGCCTTTCCCTTCCAGTGCCGGGAACCACCGAGGCAGAGGCTTGTTACTGCTGCGCGAACTCGCACCGCATTCCACCCTGATCGAAGCAGGATCAACTCGCTCCCCGGCGCGCCACGATGCCGCCGAGGCCCAGGCACGGTCCCTGCCAGGCAGGGTGCGGATTCCGGCTGCGGACACGTCCACCGTATTCACCACCGTTCTGCACCGGGTCCGCCGGCCACTGCATCCCGGACGTTTCCGGCAAGCTCTGCCCCAACTGGCCGAAGGGTGCGTCTGGTTGCGTGGGCGCCTGTGGATGGCTTCGGCGCCAACCTGCAGGATCGCAATCCAAGGCATCGGTCCGCGTGTATTGCTTGAGAACACCGGCCCCTGGGCGGCTGACCTGCCTGATGCCACCAATAGCCACCCGGCCGGAAGTACGGACGCAATCCTGGACTGGAATGCCGAATCCGGTGACAGGGCGACGGTCATAGCCGTCACCGGCGAAGACATCCAACCAGAAGAACTTCGAGAACTTCTCGATGGCTGCGCCCTAACCCCAGCCGAAATCGCCCAGCATCCGGACGGGTTTCCGGATCCCTTCGGCCTGGATACCAGCGAATCCACAGAAGCAGCAGAAATGGAGCCAAGAAGAAAATGA
- a CDS encoding HhH-GPD-type base excision DNA repair protein, which produces MADLYLSGDPVADDLLNANPFALLTGMLLDQQIPMEAAFSGPAKMADRLGGLDAQQVAQMDPEEFLDVFRQKPAVHRFPKSMAGRVQDLARSIVDDYDGDASGIWTAGNPDGAEVLARLKALPGFGEQKAKIFLALLGKQFGLEAAGWREAAGDYGRSDVAMSIADVTSPESLVAVREYKRQQKAQKR; this is translated from the coding sequence ATGGCCGATCTTTACCTGTCCGGAGATCCGGTTGCCGACGATTTGCTGAACGCCAATCCGTTCGCCCTGCTCACGGGGATGCTGCTCGATCAGCAGATCCCGATGGAAGCAGCCTTCAGCGGTCCGGCAAAAATGGCCGACCGCCTCGGCGGGCTGGATGCGCAGCAGGTTGCCCAGATGGATCCTGAAGAGTTCCTCGATGTATTCCGGCAGAAACCCGCCGTGCATCGATTCCCTAAGTCCATGGCCGGCCGGGTGCAGGATCTCGCACGGTCAATCGTCGACGATTACGACGGCGACGCGTCGGGCATCTGGACCGCGGGAAATCCGGATGGTGCCGAGGTTCTAGCACGCCTGAAAGCGCTGCCCGGGTTTGGCGAGCAGAAGGCGAAGATCTTCTTGGCGCTGCTGGGTAAGCAGTTTGGGCTGGAAGCCGCTGGCTGGCGGGAGGCAGCCGGGGACTATGGCCGCAGCGACGTCGCGATGTCGATCGCCGACGTCACCAGCCCGGAGTCTCTTGTTGCAGTGCGCGAATACAAGCGGCAGCAGAAGGCGCAGAAAAGGTAG
- a CDS encoding dihydrofolate reductase family protein yields MRKVTSGLFHSVDGVVESPDQWQFDSFDDELGAGLGDFINSTSTVILGRTTYEQWADYWPTASDPFGDFINPIEKFVASRTLTGDLEWQNSRLIDGGLEDFVRELKMGDGDDIAVCGSISVVRQLLFAGLLDSLTLMQHPVIAGKGKHLFEPEDPTTRLFLQDSQITSKGNVIMKYGLLGENLY; encoded by the coding sequence ATGCGGAAAGTAACCTCAGGCCTCTTCCACTCTGTCGACGGCGTGGTTGAATCCCCGGATCAGTGGCAGTTCGACAGTTTCGATGACGAACTCGGCGCTGGTCTGGGTGATTTCATCAACAGCACATCCACAGTGATCCTGGGCCGGACGACCTACGAACAGTGGGCCGACTACTGGCCCACCGCCTCGGATCCCTTCGGCGACTTCATCAACCCGATCGAGAAGTTTGTTGCCTCCCGGACGCTCACCGGCGACCTCGAGTGGCAGAACTCTCGGCTGATCGACGGCGGACTGGAAGACTTCGTACGCGAGCTCAAGATGGGCGACGGCGACGATATCGCCGTTTGCGGCAGCATCTCGGTTGTGCGCCAACTGCTGTTCGCCGGGCTGCTCGACTCACTGACGCTAATGCAGCATCCGGTCATCGCCGGCAAGGGCAAGCACCTGTTCGAACCCGAGGACCCCACAACGCGGCTGTTCCTGCAGGACTCCCAAATCACCAGCAAGGGCAACGTGATCATGAAGTATGGGCTGCTCGGCGAAAATTTGTACTAG
- a CDS encoding DsbA family oxidoreductase — MTRPNVSPGTVTVFTDVMCGWSTLALHRFYEARDAAGLTGRLHVDLQLFLLEDLNRTALTTRMIEPEKPVINALAPELEFTEWQHDPYEWPVTSLPANEAVHAAKEQSFAAAEELDMALRLAFWRDSRCISMRHEILDVAVRCKEVDVDRLREAFDSGQARGPMMQSYFAHRDDVQGSPHFFLADGTDVVNPGIELHQEGEGGTEVPVVDDDEPGVYDGLVRHAAIAAGVA; from the coding sequence ATGACGCGGCCAAATGTTTCCCCCGGAACCGTTACTGTCTTCACCGATGTCATGTGCGGCTGGTCCACGCTGGCGCTGCACCGTTTCTACGAAGCGCGCGACGCGGCCGGACTGACCGGGCGCCTGCATGTTGACCTGCAGTTGTTCCTGCTTGAGGATCTCAACCGAACCGCCCTCACAACCCGGATGATCGAACCGGAGAAACCGGTCATCAACGCGTTAGCCCCGGAGCTGGAGTTCACGGAGTGGCAGCACGATCCCTATGAGTGGCCGGTGACCAGCCTGCCGGCCAACGAAGCGGTTCATGCCGCTAAAGAACAATCGTTTGCGGCGGCCGAGGAACTCGACATGGCGTTGCGGCTGGCATTCTGGCGGGACAGCCGCTGCATCAGCATGCGCCATGAAATTCTCGACGTGGCAGTCAGGTGCAAGGAAGTCGACGTCGACCGGTTGCGCGAGGCGTTCGATTCGGGCCAGGCGCGGGGACCTATGATGCAGTCCTACTTTGCCCACCGCGACGATGTCCAGGGCAGCCCGCACTTCTTCCTCGCCGACGGTACGGATGTAGTGAATCCGGGGATTGAGCTGCATCAGGAAGGTGAGGGCGGCACCGAAGTCCCCGTGGTCGACGACGACGAGCCTGGCGTTTACGACGGCCTGGTCCGGCACGCGGCGATTGCCGCCGGAGTCGCTTAG
- a CDS encoding zinc-ribbon domain-containing protein has translation MLILFGFSRRPRVLATRPGTCPFCAVFGPQRIIEEAGKFSIFFIPVFTTSRRYYSACPNCGGQTEISRQQKDALLQA, from the coding sequence ATGCTGATCCTGTTCGGCTTCAGCCGGAGGCCGCGTGTCCTGGCCACCCGACCGGGCACCTGCCCGTTCTGTGCCGTGTTTGGACCGCAGCGCATTATTGAAGAAGCGGGAAAATTCTCCATCTTCTTCATCCCTGTCTTCACCACTAGCCGGCGCTACTACTCAGCATGCCCGAACTGCGGGGGCCAGACCGAGATCTCCAGGCAGCAAAAGGACGCGCTCCTCCAGGCATAG
- a CDS encoding class I SAM-dependent methyltransferase: MGLKSAFFAARYDSATRFAETQVLGQRRAALLSGLQGRVIDVGAGTGANLPYFPPSCTVVAVEPDPDMRKRLEAKRTTARADVTIDDGEAARLPAADSSVDAVVYTLVLCTVPDQASALAEARRVLKPGGKLLFLEHVRGFGAHARVQDLVRPVWHFAAQGCNPNRDTVGAMAAAGFTVKLDEEFFIGPKWQPLNPLVMGASTPK, from the coding sequence GTGGGGCTGAAAAGCGCGTTCTTTGCCGCGCGCTACGACTCCGCCACGCGCTTCGCCGAGACCCAGGTGCTCGGTCAGCGCCGGGCGGCGCTGTTGTCCGGCCTACAGGGCAGGGTGATCGATGTCGGCGCCGGAACCGGCGCGAATCTGCCGTATTTCCCGCCGTCGTGCACTGTTGTGGCGGTGGAACCGGACCCGGATATGCGCAAGCGGCTGGAAGCGAAGCGCACCACTGCAAGGGCAGACGTGACGATCGACGACGGCGAAGCGGCCCGGCTGCCAGCCGCGGATTCCAGCGTTGATGCCGTTGTCTACACGCTGGTGCTCTGCACGGTGCCGGACCAGGCATCCGCCCTGGCCGAGGCACGGCGGGTGCTCAAGCCCGGCGGGAAGCTGCTGTTCCTCGAACATGTCCGCGGCTTCGGCGCCCATGCCAGGGTCCAGGATCTGGTCCGCCCGGTGTGGCACTTTGCCGCGCAGGGCTGCAACCCCAACCGCGACACCGTTGGGGCCATGGCTGCCGCCGGCTTTACCGTGAAGCTGGACGAAGAGTTCTTCATCGGGCCGAAATGGCAGCCGCTCAACCCGCTCGTGATGGGTGCCAGCACGCCGAAGTAA